From Dasypus novemcinctus isolate mDasNov1 chromosome 8, mDasNov1.1.hap2, whole genome shotgun sequence, the proteins below share one genomic window:
- the LOC101433598 gene encoding olfactory receptor 13C3-like yields MDNYNHTFVPEFLLLGLSGHPKLEIIYFALILVMYLVIVLGNSVLIIASIFDVRLHTPMYFFLGNLSFLDICYTSASIPSTLITFISKKRSISFYGCAVQMFLVFAMGSTECFLLGMMALDRYVAICNPLRYSIIMSKVVYVLMASTSWFSGGINSVVQTALAMRLPFCGNVINHFGCEILAVLKLACTDISLNVITMLVSNLAFLVLPLLAIFFSYIFILYTILRMKSATGRRKAFSTCSSHLTVVIIFYGTIFFMYAKPVSQDQPGEDKFQTLDKLMFLFYGAMTPMLNPIIYSLRNKDVKAAVKYLLTCKSIQ; encoded by the coding sequence ATGGATAATTATAACCATACATTTGTgccagaatttcttcttctgggTCTTTCTGGCCATCCAAAACTTGAAATCATTTACTTTGCTCTGATTCTAGTGATGTATCTAGTTATTGTACTTGGCAACAGTGTCCTCATTATAGCCAGTATCTTTGATGTTCGTCTTCatacccccatgtacttcttcctgggAAACCTCTCTTTCCTGGATATCTGCTATACATCTGCTTCAATTCCCTCAACATTGATCACCTTCATTTCAAAGAAAAGAAGCATTTCCTTCTATGGATGTGCAGTGCAGATGTTCCTTGTGTTTGCCATGGGGTCTACAGAGTGCTTCCTCCTTGGCATGATGGCTTtggaccgctatgtggccatctgtaaCCCTCTGAGATACTCCATCATCATGAGCAAGGTGGTGTATGTGCTGATGGCTTCCACATCATGGTTCTCTGGTGGAATCAACTCAGTTGTGCAAACAGCTCTTGCCATGCGGCTGCCATTTTGTGGGAATGTTATCAATCATTTTGGATGTGAAATCTTAGCAGTCCTCAAGTTAGCTTGTACTGACATATCCCTGAATGTTATCACCATGCTGGTGTCCAATTTGGCCTTCCTGGTTCTTCCACTGCTGGCCATCTTCTTCTCCTATATTTTTATCCTCTACACAATCTTGAGAATGAAATCAGCCACAGGGAGGCGCAAGGCCTTTTCCACATGCTCTTCACATCTGACTGTGGTGATCATATTTTATGGTACcattttctttatgtatgcaaAGCCCGTGTCTCAAGACCAGCCTGGGGAAGACAAATTTCAAACTTTAGACAAACTCATGTTCCTGTTTTATGGGGCAATGACCCCTATGTTGAATCCTATAATCTATAGCCTGAGGAACAAGGATGTAAAAGCTGCTGTGAAATATTTGTTGACCTGCAAATCTATCCAATAA